Proteins found in one Deltaproteobacteria bacterium genomic segment:
- a CDS encoding HD domain-containing protein: MLGRKEIKDNIGYAEYRHIFQLAKPYLNTRRNDIHTEIVYRFAARLLASEPGDASVALPAAICHDVGWSKVPEELQLKAFGPTFDPALTRLHEIEGVKLAQEILLEVDYEPQKTAEILAIIEGHDTRLTALSPSDEIVKDADKLWRFDQVGLEIDIERFRVDRTAHINWLEQQIAPWFFTETGKKLAREEIRLSRRGTGYGIKL; the protein is encoded by the coding sequence ATGTTGGGCCGGAAAGAAATTAAGGACAACATTGGTTACGCTGAGTACCGCCATATTTTTCAATTAGCCAAGCCCTACTTGAATACTCGCAGAAACGATATTCATACGGAAATCGTTTATCGTTTTGCGGCCCGGCTACTTGCGAGTGAGCCAGGCGATGCCTCGGTAGCCTTACCGGCGGCTATCTGCCATGACGTAGGTTGGAGCAAGGTGCCGGAGGAGTTGCAGTTGAAGGCCTTCGGGCCCACGTTTGACCCGGCGCTGACCCGCCTGCATGAGATTGAGGGGGTAAAGCTGGCGCAGGAGATTTTACTGGAGGTGGATTATGAACCGCAAAAGACAGCGGAAATACTGGCCATCATCGAGGGACACGATACCCGCTTGACGGCGCTTTCGCCCAGCGATGAAATTGTCAAAGATGCGGATAAGCTGTGGCGCTTTGATCAAGTCGGTTTAGAAATTGATATAGAGCGTTTCCGGGTAGATAGGACCGCTCACATCAATTGGCTGGAACAGCAGATCGCTCCCTGGTTTTTTACAGAGACCGGCAAAAAGCTGGCGCGGGAAGAGATCAGGCTATCAAGGCGTGGAACTGGATATGGAATTAAACTCTGA
- a CDS encoding PEP/pyruvate-binding domain-containing protein codes for MEQWIYRFEELGADCNDLVGKKCANLGEMSQIGMRVPDGFAISVRGFEEFMNLTGLARLVRERIEPCLDMSKRVEVCQDESRAVQRLIETAAMPEPMGQEIANYYRELCLKVGLPDVPVAVRSSGVVSMPGHMDTYLNITGADAVIEHIKKVWSSSYTVRAMMYRIEKGLPVEWAPIGVAVMRLVDAKSAGVVLTVLPTTGDTTKVVIEGNWGLGESVVSGEVTPDLFTVEKDDLQIVSRVVTRKQGMVVREVSGTKYVQVPEELQEKPCLDDEELIAIAKTALDVESHFGVPQDMEWVVDKNLPFPENIFWVQARPANYTKADKSKDVDYIINLMVGMFD; via the coding sequence ATGGAGCAATGGATATATAGGTTCGAAGAACTGGGCGCCGATTGTAACGATCTGGTAGGGAAGAAGTGCGCCAACCTTGGCGAGATGAGTCAGATCGGCATGAGAGTGCCCGACGGCTTTGCCATATCTGTGCGAGGATTTGAGGAGTTCATGAATCTTACCGGCCTGGCCCGCTTGGTCAGGGAGCGTATCGAGCCGTGCCTTGACATGTCTAAAAGGGTGGAAGTATGCCAGGATGAGAGCCGTGCCGTCCAGCGTCTCATTGAGACTGCGGCGATGCCTGAGCCGATGGGGCAAGAGATAGCCAATTATTACCGGGAGTTGTGCCTGAAGGTGGGACTGCCGGACGTACCGGTAGCGGTCCGTTCGAGCGGCGTGGTTAGTATGCCCGGACATATGGATACGTATCTGAATATTACCGGAGCGGATGCGGTTATTGAACATATCAAGAAGGTCTGGAGCAGTTCTTATACGGTGCGGGCCATGATGTACCGGATCGAAAAGGGCCTGCCGGTAGAGTGGGCGCCCATCGGCGTGGCAGTAATGAGACTGGTTGATGCGAAATCGGCGGGCGTTGTCCTGACAGTATTGCCCACGACGGGAGATACGACGAAGGTGGTGATCGAAGGGAATTGGGGGTTGGGAGAGAGCGTCGTCAGCGGTGAGGTCACCCCCGATTTGTTTACAGTGGAGAAAGACGATTTGCAGATCGTGAGCAGAGTGGTTACCCGTAAACAGGGGATGGTGGTACGGGAAGTTTCCGGGACAAAGTACGTGCAAGTCCCCGAAGAGTTACAGGAGAAACCCTGTCTCGACGATGAAGAGCTGATCGCTATTGCCAAAACCGCCCTTGATGTAGAGAGCCACTTCGGTGTTCCCCAGGATATGGAATGGGTTGTTGATAAAAACCTCCCCTTTCCGGAAAATATATTCTGGGTTCAGGCCAGACCGGCGAATTATACAAAAGCGGATAAGTCCAAAGATGTTGACTACATTATCAATCTCATGGTGGGAATGTTTGACTGA
- a CDS encoding phenylacetate--CoA ligase family protein produces the protein MAKNESIYWNPVMETMPREKLRELQVKKFKRIFTWAYENSPFYRKIYQDAGMEPGDIKTYEDIKKVPKTDKGMLRDVQTRPPFPYGDMLAVPLSQVTEFRQTSGTTGTPVYQADTWQDWEWWAECWAYILYAQGYRDTDRMFIPFGYNIFVAFWACHYGAEKLGCEVVPGGVLDTEARIMKMQELKCTAFGATPTYVLGMADTARKIGIDPRSIGIQRITCAGEPGASIPTTKKRIEDAWGAKVYDHIGATEIGAWSYNCTFQKGLHINEAFFLVEIEDIDTGEIIDTPGKNGKMIITALDRIAKPCIRFDSKDVIRWADYDCECGRTFRSIDGGVVGRADDITKVKGVLLAPTAIEEVVRSFEELSDEYEVVVSKKGDIDDILLRIEIKPGCEKNEADILRRLKDQLRVKTNLGYKMEIHPYESLPRYVLKAKRFKDLREH, from the coding sequence ATGGCCAAGAATGAAAGTATTTACTGGAACCCTGTCATGGAAACGATGCCGCGCGAAAAGCTGCGGGAGCTTCAGGTGAAGAAGTTCAAGAGGATATTTACCTGGGCTTACGAGAACTCGCCATTTTACAGGAAAATTTACCAGGATGCCGGCATGGAGCCGGGCGACATCAAAACCTACGAGGACATCAAAAAGGTTCCCAAGACAGATAAGGGTATGTTGAGAGACGTCCAGACCCGGCCGCCCTTCCCTTATGGTGATATGCTGGCTGTGCCGCTCAGCCAGGTTACGGAGTTCCGGCAAACCAGCGGTACCACGGGAACCCCTGTATATCAGGCCGATACCTGGCAAGACTGGGAATGGTGGGCGGAGTGCTGGGCCTATATACTTTATGCCCAGGGTTACCGCGATACGGACAGGATGTTTATCCCCTTCGGTTACAACATTTTTGTTGCCTTCTGGGCCTGTCACTATGGCGCAGAGAAGCTCGGCTGCGAAGTCGTACCGGGCGGTGTGCTGGACACGGAGGCCCGGATCATGAAGATGCAGGAACTCAAGTGCACCGCCTTCGGAGCTACCCCGACTTATGTGCTCGGCATGGCCGACACGGCGAGAAAGATCGGGATTGATCCCCGCTCGATCGGCATCCAGAGAATCACCTGCGCCGGTGAACCAGGCGCCAGCATTCCTACCACGAAGAAGAGGATCGAGGATGCCTGGGGAGCGAAGGTATATGATCACATCGGCGCCACGGAGATAGGTGCGTGGAGTTACAATTGCACCTTCCAGAAAGGCCTCCACATAAACGAGGCCTTCTTCCTCGTCGAGATAGAGGATATTGATACCGGTGAAATCATAGATACGCCCGGAAAGAACGGCAAAATGATTATCACGGCCCTGGACCGGATTGCTAAGCCCTGCATCCGTTTCGACTCGAAAGACGTGATCCGTTGGGCTGATTATGACTGCGAGTGCGGACGCACCTTCCGGAGTATTGACGGTGGTGTCGTCGGCCGGGCCGATGACATTACCAAGGTGAAGGGCGTACTTCTGGCCCCGACGGCTATCGAAGAAGTGGTGAGGAGCTTTGAGGAGCTTAGTGACGAATACGAAGTTGTGGTGAGCAAGAAGGGCGACATTGATGATATCCTTCTTAGGATAGAGATCAAGCCGGGATGCGAGAAAAATGAAGCGGATATTCTCAGGCGTTTAAAAGATCAGCTTCGGGTCAAAACGAATCTCGGGTATAAAATGGAAATTCACCCCTATGAAAGCTTGCCCAGGTACGTCTTGAAGGCGAAGAGATTCAAGGATCTTAGAGAACATTAG
- a CDS encoding PEP-utilizing enzyme, with translation MKIYDCVPGFEFDEKTDLEQSPAWFLDGTHSVPPWTPMFGWFWINFCRHGMQYGAETLQLPTVNGWDWRFKDGGAYLTLLLVGSEEEKRAREAKFSQAIRPFVEDYDKLWTGLLEELFVRYRKIKAVDGEKATQIELLENFEYAIATCRRMWEIHMYMMYGTYTPFVLFEKLCKHLLNIDDTHPDFQKLMSGFDNESFRVDRGLCDYAQKLRDIGMEATLQATAPKDWEAKLQATDKGRDFLKDFAVFLDTKAGWRMERMAEICLPTWSEDIAQAFDKVLVYLKAGEAFDLEKKRLSLEQERKKTEVELLNKVSPEQRGWFSTLMKIAQNCSRFSEEHNHYLDQSTHALLRKTCIDIGKRFAAAGTIAERDDIFFLMPDEVRKAGINPVRFNLKGIVDRRRAEWTQWNKDGNPPIILRDGFSMPQAMDMMIKAMDPIALKVVVGTMPTARPDIKADLFGTCGSTGVAEGIARVVFKEEDLATIQRGDILIAVSTSPAWTPIFGMIKGVVVDRGGSLSHAAIVGREYGIPVVMNVFEGTTKIKSGQRIKVDANLGTVVILS, from the coding sequence ATGAAGATTTATGATTGTGTGCCGGGATTTGAATTTGATGAGAAAACAGATCTTGAACAGTCCCCCGCCTGGTTTCTTGACGGTACCCACTCTGTTCCTCCTTGGACGCCGATGTTCGGGTGGTTCTGGATCAATTTCTGCCGTCACGGGATGCAGTACGGGGCTGAGACTCTGCAGTTGCCCACCGTCAATGGCTGGGACTGGCGTTTTAAAGATGGCGGCGCTTACCTGACGCTGTTATTGGTGGGCTCGGAGGAAGAAAAGCGGGCCCGGGAGGCGAAGTTCAGTCAGGCGATCCGGCCTTTCGTGGAGGACTATGACAAACTCTGGACGGGCTTACTGGAGGAGCTGTTCGTCCGTTACCGGAAAATTAAGGCGGTGGACGGCGAAAAAGCGACCCAGATAGAACTCCTGGAAAACTTCGAATACGCAATCGCCACATGCCGTAGAATGTGGGAAATCCACATGTATATGATGTACGGCACCTACACGCCCTTCGTACTGTTTGAAAAGCTCTGCAAGCATCTGCTGAACATTGATGATACCCATCCTGATTTCCAGAAGCTCATGAGTGGCTTCGATAATGAGAGTTTCCGTGTTGACCGCGGTCTGTGCGACTATGCCCAGAAGTTAAGGGATATCGGCATGGAAGCAACACTGCAGGCGACTGCCCCCAAAGATTGGGAGGCCAAGCTCCAGGCAACCGACAAGGGGCGCGATTTTCTCAAAGACTTCGCGGTGTTCCTGGACACGAAAGCCGGCTGGCGGATGGAAAGAATGGCAGAGATCTGCTTGCCCACGTGGTCGGAAGATATAGCTCAGGCCTTCGACAAGGTGTTGGTTTATCTGAAGGCGGGAGAGGCGTTTGATCTCGAAAAGAAGAGATTGTCTCTCGAACAGGAAAGAAAAAAAACAGAAGTGGAGTTGCTGAACAAGGTCTCACCCGAACAGAGGGGATGGTTTTCCACGCTTATGAAAATTGCTCAGAACTGCAGCCGTTTCAGTGAAGAGCATAACCACTACCTCGACCAGAGTACCCATGCTCTGCTGCGCAAGACATGTATTGATATTGGCAAGCGGTTTGCGGCCGCGGGAACTATCGCCGAACGGGATGACATTTTTTTCCTCATGCCGGATGAAGTCCGCAAGGCAGGAATCAACCCCGTGAGATTTAATCTTAAGGGTATTGTAGATCGCCGCCGGGCCGAATGGACGCAGTGGAACAAGGACGGGAACCCGCCCATCATTTTAAGGGATGGTTTCAGTATGCCGCAAGCCATGGATATGATGATAAAAGCCATGGACCCGATCGCCCTCAAAGTAGTCGTAGGCACAATGCCGACGGCCCGACCTGATATTAAGGCCGACCTCTTCGGAACGTGCGGGTCCACCGGTGTGGCCGAAGGCATCGCCCGGGTCGTCTTCAAGGAAGAAGATCTCGCCACCATACAGCGTGGGGATATCCTCATAGCGGTGAGTACATCGCCGGCCTGGACGCCGATCTTCGGAATGATCAAGGGCGTGGTGGTGGACAGAGGCGGCAGTCTCTCCCACGCCGCCATCGTAGGCAGAGAATACGGCATCCCCGTGGTGATGAACGTATTCGAAGGAACGACGAAGATTAAATCGGGCCAGAGAATAAAGGTAGATGCCAATCTGGGAACAGTAGTAATTCTGTCGTAA
- a CDS encoding SDR family oxidoreductase: MKRLEGKVVIITGAGKGLGKAFAVRFAEEGARLVLVTRKDMDGLNKAAAEVKAKGAECIFFQADVTKLDDMQKVADETLKKFGRIDVLVNNAAYYFGIERKPFDKVPPEEWDLMMNINVKGPWICARTVFPSMKAQGKGKIINLTSEVFFTGSNGFVHYVASKGGVVGLTRALAAELGPNNITVNAVAPGFTDTEASRTIADVTKYDTSKTPLRRLGTAEDIVGAALFLASDDADFITGEIILVDGGRAMH; the protein is encoded by the coding sequence ATGAAAAGATTAGAGGGGAAAGTGGTAATCATTACGGGAGCTGGGAAAGGGCTGGGCAAGGCCTTTGCCGTGAGGTTTGCCGAGGAAGGCGCCCGGCTGGTACTCGTGACTCGGAAAGACATGGATGGCCTCAATAAAGCAGCAGCGGAAGTAAAAGCCAAAGGCGCGGAATGTATTTTTTTCCAGGCGGACGTTACGAAACTCGATGATATGCAGAAAGTGGCTGATGAGACCTTGAAGAAGTTCGGAAGAATAGATGTACTGGTCAATAATGCCGCCTACTATTTTGGCATCGAGCGGAAACCCTTCGATAAGGTCCCGCCTGAAGAGTGGGATCTGATGATGAACATCAACGTCAAGGGACCCTGGATCTGTGCCCGGACGGTCTTTCCCAGTATGAAGGCACAGGGGAAGGGGAAGATCATCAACCTGACCTCCGAGGTATTTTTCACCGGTTCTAATGGTTTTGTCCATTATGTTGCCTCCAAAGGCGGGGTGGTGGGATTAACCAGGGCTCTGGCCGCCGAACTGGGACCGAACAACATCACGGTTAACGCAGTAGCGCCGGGTTTTACCGACACCGAGGCGAGCCGCACCATAGCGGATGTGACAAAATATGACACATCGAAGACACCGCTCCGGAGACTGGGCACGGCCGAAGACATCGTTGGAGCGGCACTTTTTCTGGCTTCTGATGACGCTGACTTTATCACGGGGGAGATAATACTCGTGGATGGTGGACGGGCCATGCACTAA
- a CDS encoding ARMT1-like domain-containing protein, which translates to MKPDVKCGLCILEWVYGRAIAQNGNKDIPQLFKNIARLLSHEIKASANMGVLCNQAVELIYEFVTPQSDFWEGIKQETNEYVAGLLPQAKLYINKARTSSGRFKRACFLAAAGNVSPMGAPTGGKAFAFPEVLAIMDGTGPLPVVVGDVYQAALQSRHIFYVTDNAGEIGFDSLLVTQLKEMGKNVTLVVKKPAYFEDATRADAVFYNLDRTADKVVTVNKVFVPGKGNSAADRAFRESDLVISKGTGNYDALRGETQGKPALYLLKIKCDPVARGMGIREGRFVVKLDSASTLKT; encoded by the coding sequence ATGAAACCGGACGTAAAATGTGGATTGTGTATTCTGGAGTGGGTTTACGGTCGGGCGATAGCGCAGAATGGGAATAAGGACATTCCCCAACTGTTCAAGAATATCGCCCGGCTCCTTTCCCACGAAATCAAGGCCTCTGCCAACATGGGTGTCCTGTGTAACCAGGCGGTGGAATTAATCTACGAGTTTGTTACCCCGCAGTCGGATTTTTGGGAGGGGATCAAGCAGGAGACGAATGAGTACGTCGCGGGATTACTGCCGCAGGCTAAATTATATATCAATAAGGCCAGAACGTCGTCGGGAAGGTTCAAAAGGGCATGTTTTCTTGCTGCCGCCGGGAACGTATCCCCCATGGGCGCACCCACCGGGGGGAAAGCCTTTGCCTTTCCGGAAGTCCTTGCCATTATGGATGGGACGGGTCCCTTGCCCGTCGTTGTGGGCGACGTGTACCAAGCCGCTCTCCAGTCACGCCATATCTTCTATGTAACCGATAACGCAGGCGAGATCGGTTTTGACTCGCTCCTGGTGACACAACTGAAGGAAATGGGCAAGAACGTAACCCTGGTGGTTAAGAAACCGGCTTATTTTGAGGATGCTACGCGGGCGGATGCGGTCTTTTACAACCTCGACCGCACGGCAGATAAGGTGGTGACGGTCAACAAGGTTTTTGTCCCCGGGAAAGGCAACTCTGCCGCCGACCGGGCTTTTCGTGAGAGCGATCTCGTGATTTCGAAAGGAACCGGAAACTATGATGCCCTGCGTGGAGAAACACAGGGAAAGCCTGCGCTCTACCTTTTGAAAATCAAGTGCGATCCGGTCGCCAGGGGTATGGGCATACGCGAGGGACGATTTGTTGTCAAACTTGACAGCGCTTCAACACTTAAAACGTGA
- a CDS encoding NAD(P)/FAD-dependent oxidoreductase has translation MPDKKYDAVVVGGGHHATIIACYLQRAGLKTAMFERWHEMGGGACGEELPLPGFIQNVCAHFTRFYTNPAYADFNLRDYGLVYLFPENNEAWIYPDGSYIMGKTIFPVVDPLTGRAEFSQSAADYTIKEIAKINQDDANTVEDIIRRFKNKWKKAFGLYRYTGPGEWGTGPDPLEALFDDPKDGLDKDMCMATVGEIATRMFKSPEMQTFYMRAIQTSNGLLPCDRPGPYWHVHALGLILSMDAAAIVTGGTHSITHALLRAFEQYGGEFFVLNEVKKVLVDNNKAYGIELKNGDRVLADIVVSDLSVELTLEAVGKEWTPDELWDKAQKLKVKPATLEEKGYERTQLMWGNIALMEAPVYPMNAELGMVPRLYFGKADPEYFLSGRYQKERWEKGIADQLYLLVAPDVQWDKTRAPAGRFAALVEEFTCPWRQFSEREWLRMKKEIEFRMVEEWGKYAPNVTMDNFISGWIATPDDVVNRNPCMPQGGWGALDAHYECSGRLRPFPEISGYRLPVKNYYLCSSAAHSGHGIGRGSSYNCYKVIAEDLGLKYKPWEERGW, from the coding sequence ATGCCAGATAAAAAGTATGATGCAGTTGTAGTCGGAGGTGGGCATCACGCAACTATAATCGCGTGTTATCTGCAGCGGGCCGGTCTCAAGACAGCAATGTTTGAGCGGTGGCACGAGATGGGTGGAGGCGCCTGCGGTGAAGAGTTGCCGCTGCCGGGTTTCATACAGAATGTATGTGCGCACTTTACGAGATTTTATACGAATCCGGCGTACGCCGATTTTAATTTGCGAGACTACGGGTTGGTTTACCTGTTCCCGGAGAACAACGAGGCGTGGATTTATCCTGACGGTAGCTACATTATGGGAAAAACGATCTTTCCGGTAGTGGATCCTCTCACGGGCCGGGCGGAATTCTCGCAGTCGGCGGCCGACTACACGATCAAAGAGATTGCCAAGATCAACCAGGACGATGCCAATACGGTTGAGGATATCATCAGGCGCTTCAAAAATAAGTGGAAAAAGGCTTTTGGACTTTACCGTTACACGGGACCTGGCGAATGGGGCACGGGACCTGATCCCCTCGAGGCACTGTTTGACGATCCGAAAGATGGTCTGGATAAAGATATGTGTATGGCAACCGTCGGAGAGATCGCCACCAGGATGTTTAAGAGTCCTGAGATGCAGACCTTCTACATGCGGGCTATCCAGACCTCCAACGGCCTGCTGCCCTGCGACAGACCGGGACCATATTGGCATGTTCACGCCCTGGGCCTCATCCTCTCCATGGATGCCGCGGCGATCGTAACGGGCGGGACGCACAGTATTACCCATGCCCTTCTCCGGGCTTTTGAGCAGTACGGAGGAGAATTTTTTGTTCTCAACGAAGTAAAGAAAGTCCTGGTAGATAACAACAAGGCCTACGGAATCGAATTGAAGAATGGCGACCGGGTGCTGGCAGACATCGTCGTGAGCGATTTGAGCGTAGAACTAACCTTGGAAGCCGTGGGCAAGGAGTGGACGCCCGATGAGCTCTGGGATAAGGCGCAGAAACTGAAGGTAAAACCGGCGACGTTGGAAGAAAAGGGTTATGAGCGGACTCAGCTTATGTGGGGGAATATTGCCCTGATGGAAGCCCCCGTGTACCCGATGAACGCGGAATTGGGAATGGTTCCCAGGTTATACTTCGGCAAGGCGGATCCCGAGTATTTCCTGAGCGGCCGTTATCAGAAGGAACGCTGGGAAAAAGGGATTGCCGATCAGCTTTATCTCTTGGTGGCGCCGGACGTACAGTGGGATAAGACACGCGCCCCGGCAGGGAGATTCGCGGCCCTCGTAGAGGAGTTCACGTGTCCCTGGAGACAATTCTCGGAGAGAGAGTGGCTGAGAATGAAGAAAGAGATTGAGTTCCGCATGGTGGAAGAATGGGGTAAATACGCCCCCAATGTGACGATGGATAACTTCATTTCCGGATGGATTGCCACGCCGGACGATGTGGTCAACAGAAATCCCTGTATGCCTCAGGGCGGTTGGGGAGCGCTCGATGCCCACTATGAGTGTTCTGGAAGATTGAGACCCTTCCCGGAGATATCGGGTTATCGTCTGCCCGTGAAGAATTACTACCTCTGTTCATCGGCGGCGCATTCTGGCCACGGCATCGGTCGCGGCAGCAGTTACAACTGTTATAAGGTTATTGCCGAGGATCTGGGTCTGAAATACAAGCCCTGGGAAGAACGCGGCTGGTAG
- a CDS encoding NAD(P)/FAD-dependent oxidoreductase produces MRELEFDGIIIGAGPNGLTTAGYLAKAGLKIAVLERRYEIGGGLATENLLLPGMLVDSHAIYHMMCEYAPPLRDFELETRYDLKWIYPDLQIVMPFQDGTYLALYSDPVKSAESIRKFSEKDAESFLNFVGISDEAMDVFLAPASYVNPLPSLEQAAKLELHPATKWDDELTGYTPRQIVDTWFENDKVRTLFLYLATMWGLDYDLEGLGYLVPLMINRGWHFRLSHMGSHHVAHLMGKYISENGSRVISGCVIKKIIIENNEAKGVELDDGTIIKASKFVCSTLNPHQTFYDYVGKEYLEPEMITRLDQWKYSDMSFFTVHLALTERPHFKIFDQHPELADALIYVMDYECEQDLINHFEASKRGELHNGGFNCCFPSIHDPVRMHRHPGSFVKHIGLISMECAPYNLKDGGALAWNKMRRPYAEQCKATLAKYAPNMNKDSIVWDYIGTPLDTENKFPDMKQGCFKQGAYLPLQMGYFRPNEYCSQHDTTIKKLYIGGSSTHSGGMITYGPGFNAAEKIAEDLGVKKWWPEPRGVKEARDLGLF; encoded by the coding sequence ATGAGGGAATTGGAATTTGATGGCATTATCATCGGCGCCGGTCCAAATGGACTCACTACGGCGGGATATCTCGCCAAGGCAGGGTTGAAAATTGCGGTTCTGGAGAGGAGATACGAGATCGGAGGGGGGCTGGCCACGGAAAACCTGCTGCTGCCGGGCATGCTGGTGGACAGTCACGCCATCTACCACATGATGTGCGAGTACGCGCCGCCCTTGAGGGATTTCGAGCTCGAAACGAGGTATGACCTGAAATGGATATATCCCGATCTCCAGATCGTCATGCCCTTTCAGGATGGCACCTACTTGGCCCTGTACAGTGACCCGGTAAAGTCAGCCGAGTCCATTAGAAAGTTTTCTGAGAAGGATGCCGAGTCCTTCCTCAACTTCGTCGGCATTTCCGATGAGGCGATGGATGTTTTCCTTGCTCCGGCAAGTTACGTCAATCCGCTGCCGAGTTTGGAGCAGGCGGCCAAGTTGGAGCTCCATCCGGCGACGAAGTGGGATGACGAATTGACGGGATACACGCCCCGCCAGATCGTTGACACCTGGTTTGAAAACGACAAGGTACGGACACTCTTTCTCTATCTTGCCACCATGTGGGGGCTGGATTACGACCTCGAAGGTCTGGGTTATCTGGTGCCCCTGATGATCAACCGGGGGTGGCATTTCCGCCTGAGTCACATGGGCTCGCATCATGTGGCCCACCTGATGGGAAAGTATATTTCCGAGAACGGCAGCCGGGTAATCAGCGGCTGCGTAATCAAAAAAATCATCATCGAAAACAATGAAGCCAAAGGCGTGGAACTTGATGACGGGACGATAATCAAGGCCAGCAAATTCGTTTGCAGCACCCTTAACCCTCATCAGACCTTCTATGACTATGTGGGCAAGGAGTATCTTGAACCGGAAATGATAACCAGGCTGGATCAGTGGAAGTATTCCGATATGAGCTTTTTCACCGTCCATCTGGCCCTTACGGAGCGACCACACTTCAAGATATTCGATCAGCATCCGGAACTCGCCGATGCCCTGATTTATGTTATGGACTATGAATGCGAGCAGGACCTGATCAACCACTTTGAGGCTTCCAAGCGAGGGGAACTGCACAACGGCGGCTTCAACTGCTGCTTTCCGTCCATCCATGACCCGGTCCGCATGCATCGCCATCCCGGCAGCTTCGTAAAACATATCGGTCTCATTTCTATGGAGTGCGCCCCCTACAACCTGAAAGACGGAGGCGCCTTGGCGTGGAACAAGATGAGAAGGCCCTATGCGGAACAATGCAAGGCCACCCTTGCCAAGTACGCGCCGAACATGAACAAGGATTCGATCGTCTGGGATTACATCGGCACGCCGTTAGATACGGAAAACAAGTTCCCCGACATGAAGCAGGGTTGTTTCAAACAGGGCGCCTATCTTCCGTTGCAGATGGGTTATTTCCGGCCCAACGAATACTGCAGCCAGCATGATACGACGATAAAGAAGCTCTACATCGGCGGATCATCCACCCATTCGGGCGGCATGATTACCTATGGGCCCGGCTTCAACGCCGCCGAAAAGATTGCCGAGGATCTGGGGGTCAAGAAATGGTGGCCCGAGCCGCGCGGCGTTAAAGAGGCGAGAGACCTCGGGTTATTTTAA